The genomic segment AAAAGCAAGATTTTCAGCAGGTGCTAAGTTACTCTTTAAGAAGGTATATTATAGCCAGTGGCGATCCTGTATTAAAACTGTAGTGCAAAAAGGATTAGCTGTAATCCCAATTCAAATCACAATCTCCAAAGCTGTATTTTGAGAATATTTGGTTTACCACCAGCAGTCAGGATGCTGGTTTTAGTAGCAGAAAAAACATGTACCAATGAGGTAGACCATGCACCTTTAGACAGCCAGCAGTATGCTGgttagaaaaatgaaatgagaaaagaaaaaaaaaaaaaaaaagaccaaaagctGGAAACCACCTCTGGTCGGACATTCATTTGGCCCTAGGAAACCTGGATGGTCAACTGCAATATCGGCAGATGCCAATACATTGCCTATAGCTATACCCTTAAACCCGTCCCATGTTTTTTCACAAACCCTCCCAGTCCCCATGCAATATGCAAACTAACATTCATTACGGAGGTACTAACTGTTACATCTCTGCCTTGTCGGATAGTGACACGTAGCAGTCAGGAAGAAAACGAAATGGTAAGGCAGCAAAAGTGTAGCTCTACACTAAACAAAATGAGTATTACTCCAAAAAACAGAAGAGGTATAATGGCGGAGtatcacagaaaagaaaaaagcaaaaacgcATGAAGACCATCCGTTATACAGCATTGCTCACTACACTCCCTAACCaattaaaacaacagcagtgaTTTATACATTGAGGAAGCGTCCTGAGTGCAATAAAAAGCAGAATTCCTGAGTGTTACACCAAATGaaacgaacaaaaaaaaaaaatcttcagcaACATTCTTCatgagtaattttttttttttaacctgaggTAGTTCCAAAAGCAGCTTCAACAGCTGGAAGGGGAACATGTGTCCCTCCTCTCCATCAAAGCAGTTTGATTGGCCTCTGTGCTTCCCTGACGTCAGATCCCTCGTTTAATCGGAGGTCTCGGGAGGTGGTGCTGAAGGGCTGTGCTCCTCCTTGTCTCCTTTCAAAGAAGACGGTTTTCCCTGAGAACCCGGTGAGGACTGCTGTGCTTTGATTGGGCATGTGGCAACCATGTGATCGATGCTCTGGCAGAAGTGGCACTTCTTGGGTTGGGGTGGTAGCTTGCACTCTTTGGCATGGTGGTCCAGGCCTCCACAGTTGTAGCACCTACATGAGTAGAAAGATTTCAGACACTATGCTTGATTAAAATGGAAAGAATTGATTGTGccaattaaatattaaatattagacTCTAAAGCTGATAAAGCCACTATGCTCGTACCAGATTAGTTTTCACTGACTGTTTCTGGAGGTTCTAAATTTCAAACTGTGAGAAAGAACTGAGGTTTAAACAGTACAATACACTAAAGTTCAATTATGAcctgaaataaataaaccaccTTAGCTAATTTGATATCTAAAGGGATCCAATAGAATGATCTTCAGAGTTAGGTAATGATGCTTTGTGGCTTCATCACTACAACTGAACTCTTTTCCATTGATGTAGAAATGTGATCCATTGTTAATCTAAAAGTGTGGAAAATTGATGCctgaaggagacaaaaaaaaacatatctagCCCATATCACACTTGTCCAAGCTGAATATCAACTTCCACATCAGGTGAGATGTCctaaaatgtcagatttgtctTAAAAGCACTGAGATACTTTCCCCTTCTTATGAATTTAGAAACAGTTTCCGAGTGTCAAATTCTGCCTATGCATCAACCAGAGCAGTCTGAGTAAACTATCTCTGTAAAGTAGCAATAACCAAAGCACATTTTTGAGAGTCATGTCCTTTGAGTTACAACTGTTTGCCACTAGATGGCAACATTTCACCTGGAAATACCTGCGTTTGCATTTGGACTTTAATCTCTGAGGGCATTCCAGGTCACACCAGCTGCTAGTATAGAGTGGAGCATTGAAAAGCTTTTCACATTTGGTAGGTGATTGAAATTTTCAACCAAATTACTTGTAATCTTTTGAAGATTGATGGAAATGGTAAATATTTCAGTAGCAGGGTTATTTTCCTGTGGTCCTGTTCAAGTTAACATCGAACATACTATCTTAAGTATTGTGAAGAGCTTGGCTGATTTATAAGTTTTTCACTGCCAAAAGTTTCAGGCTGGACCCATCAATATAAGACACCCTTTTCACTGGCATTGAATTTTAGAAAGGACCACCTTGAGAGGTCAGTGAAAGCCTTCAGGGGTGCCATCAGCCACCCCTGTTCAAACATAATCCGTAGAATAGCCACGTGTACAGGGGTGGAAGACAGATGGGTGGTGGGCGTGTGGTGGTTACTCTATGCTTTTGACGATTCACGCTACCTTTGTAGCAGCAGATGAGGTTTGAAGAGGGCGGCTGCCGAGTGGTGTTACTTTGTAACAGCGGCAGTTGGGATGGTGTCAAGGTCTATACCATCACATCACAGGAGTTCGCGACATCAGCATCCATCAGGATACAAGTGGAGGGAAGGGGAAGTGGTCCCTTTGTCTAAAAAAGCTGCAGTAATGACCTCTGAACCCTGACCCGAACCCTCCCAGTCCTAACCCTGCCCCCAGCTCTCTCGCTTTTACTTATACattgttgccatggcaacagtgACCTTTCACCCCTTGCCTGGGCTCTTGCATCTGTTATCAATTAAATGGATAGgagttttttcccctcccttagtcatatatatatacacactcaCTCTCACAAAGGTGGTCTATGAAATGTGGACTGAAAACAGTTGTTCACTCTGGTGGCAAACATGAAGCCAGGAAGAGAGCTAGAATGACACAGTACACTTCTTAAAATGTTTGATTGTTGGTTATGAATACAATCAGTTAATCACACATAAATCCATTAAACACAGTCCAGAGTTGCATAATGAATTGCGCGAAAGGGGAACGATACCTTATCCACAGATCAGTGTGGTCTAAGGAGAGGTATTGAACCACTGTGGGCCTCCCAGGACTCTTTGAGACAGTAATGATCTCTGTTCTCACACTGACTAGTCTCTGGCTGTAATCACAACTGACAGAGGGGTGAAGTTGAGACACCTCTAACCCTGCATTATATTGATATTCAAagactgcccccccccccccaaaaaaaaaaaatcgaggcCCTCTTAgatctcttttctttctttgctgggggggggggcattCTTGTGTTTGCATTAAATCTCCCTTTCAGaagaaatgtttttccttttctgtaaCTTTCATTTGACCTAGACTCATGAAAATagctcagatttttttcaaggACTGTGTACAGGTTGATTTCAAATGGCAATATAAAAAATCCCTACTGTTGCAGAAGAGAGATGCTTCAGAAATGCTTTCTTCTTGTGGCAACACAGCACTGTATAGGACTACATCCATAAAACTGAATTAGTTATATTTCTACAATAACCAAAAGATAACTTATGTCAACTTAATGTTTTCCACATTGTGATTTTGGAGGTATTACTTTGGATTTGGAGTTACAAATCGCATTGGTAGAAGAGCTTTAGGAGGGAATAAAGAGTAGGTTGGTGTGAATTCATCAGGGACCAGCAGATTTAAACAGTTATTGATCCAGGTCACACGTCAGGCCTGCTGATGTGACCCTTGGTACGGGTAGTAGTGGGGGTTGGGGtcgaggaagaggaaggaaaaaatgttaGAAACTACAACACTATTGTATATCTGATCCAAACTGAACACAACAATGACTGTTTGTGGATTGCTGATAATGTAAAGTTGGAGTATTTGTTGCTcctcagtgaaaaaaaatcttcaaattgtgaagatttttgcatttttgtagaTATACTGAAAAATCAAAGGTCTCTTTATGAGTTGAGAAAATGATCAAACTTTCAAAGCTTGATAATCCATTTCAAGAGCCACTGActtatctgaaaaataaatcatcttATAGCTGAAAACACACCTGTTCTTCATAGTTGATGTTTGGATATGAACGGGTTCCGATAGACAACTTGTTAATCTAAGTTTTACGACTATTATCAATGaattgaagcatttttttttctgctaaattTCCTCTGTATTGCACTCATTTGAACTTTTATCTGACGCTGGTATTCTTTCAAAATttcctcttcctgtctctgATTCTTCTTCAGTTCATCTCTGCTCACCTGTCTCCCTTCGAGCGTCGCTTCTGGACCTTCTTGCCTTTGGGTCTCCTCTCGCTGCCTACACAGTGGATGCCACCTGGACCGGTAACTCGCTGCGACTCGAGGCCCTTTGATGACTTCTTGAAGGTAAATTCGACTGCCTCGCCCTCCTTTAGGCTGCGGAAGCCTTCCATGTGCAACTTGCTCTGAAATGAAACATGGTGGGACTTTGTTACTGATTGGGAACTTTCAAATGTGGAATGATCATGATAAATAGTTGAGAAGACTGGAAccagaaaagaataaatgaatgttACAATGATTTCCCCATTGCTAATATACTTGGTAAGAAATAAATTGTGATAATTGTATCTTTTAAAACTTCCTATACCACTGCAGTTACAAAGTCACCTCTAAACAGAGCGTGTGGAGACTTTGACCCATGAGAACAACCCCCGTccatttttcactgtgtgaTACTATCAGAACTCGACCGCACTTATCAGGTATTTTAAGGTGATCACTATGCCTCACCTGATAAACAGACAAGCACTACAAAGCTTGCTGTTCCCACTCACCGGAGCAGTTTGCACACATTGTCCTGCAAATCACTCTTGCCTTAATGCTGCATTGTCTTTTTGCCGTGTTTGAGAGGTAAACCTGATGAGGATAACCTTCAACCCATCCCCCCCTCCAGAGGAACAGCATTCCACATTGCTTACTCCCACCCCCATCCCTCTTCCCACTCACATCACAAAGCTCCACTAACACACTGATCACCACCACTAACCCTAAACTGCAGGATGCAGGGTTTGGTGCTCAGGCTGGGGGTGGGGTGAGAAGGCACCAAGGCTTTTCTGAGAGGTTGGGGGGTCAGGGTGACATTCCTTAGATAGTTGTTTGGCAGAAAGACATGAAAGATAAAAGGTGAGGGAAAGCACAAATGAATTACACCTCTGATATTAGCTAAAAAGAAATCTGATATTTCTTTGTAGAAGAAACCTGATGATTTCATTTTGTTATGATTTTGATGAACAGCAACAATAGAGAGTTGTGCTAGCCCAATAAGTTAATAAGAGGGCAACAATGGAAGTGAAGGTTTGAATATGTTGCGAGAAAAAAATAACCTAGCCTCTTGCTTAAGTACATATTCACTGACGCTGTGTTCACCTGAAGTGACCATTGAGGAGGTTCTTCTTGATGACAATGTCTTTCCAAAAGCCTTTAGAATTCTCAAAGAAGGGAAGGAAAGATGAAGGAAATGAAGGTGTGGTGTGACTGTGAGAATAAACCTAGACTAGCAAAAACAACATGGGAAACCCCTGTCTAAAACTCCCTTAGTGTAGCTGGAAGATTAAATTGTCACGGATCCTAGAGACTGTTTACATAGAAAGATTATTCCAAAAAGATGGCAGGCTTGTTTTGATAAACAttaatctcattttctttgatTCATTTGTGAGGAAAGCCACATCCATCTACCACTTGTAAACCAGGAAGTGTATTCTTTGTTCGCTAAATTTCACAAGTCACgcaatttattttaagaacTATCCTTTCGGGAACTTAAAAAGGCAAGCAGTTAATCCCCAAGGTGCAGTTTTAGATTAAACCCACAATTATGGCATGGTAGTCATGGAAATTTGCTTTGGATTCTTTACAAACAGCCAGTAAACTGCATCGTaccaacaataaaacaagtgGCTATCTTCCCTAATCACCATTCAGTCACAGCAGAGCATCTGCTGCAATGTTCTGAGCAGCAAGAAAACATGATTGGTGAGCCATGACGTTTGAGTGGCAACATAGACATGCGCGGAGCCCCAGTCCCATCAGGC from the Acanthochromis polyacanthus isolate Apoly-LR-REF ecotype Palm Island chromosome 12, KAUST_Apoly_ChrSc, whole genome shotgun sequence genome contains:
- the lin28aa gene encoding protein lin-28 homolog A; its protein translation is MEGFRSLKEGEAVEFTFKKSSKGLESQRVTGPGGIHCVGSERRPKGKKVQKRRSKGDRCYNCGGLDHHAKECKLPPQPKKCHFCQSIDHMVATCPIKAQQSSPGSQGKPSSLKGDKEEHSPSAPPPETSD